A region of the Epinephelus fuscoguttatus linkage group LG22, E.fuscoguttatus.final_Chr_v1 genome:
ttGAGTATTCAGTGgttgttcaaaaaaaaaaaaaaaatacaataaaataaaataaaaacttggcTTAAATTTGCTTCCATACTTCCGCTCTGACGCTAGCACAGTGTAGTTAGCTTGACGAAGCAGTGGGAAGCCGCAGGAAATGCAGAGAAACGAAACAATGGTATCTTTATTTGAATAGATTTACTTTCTGTTGTTTCTTGTAACTCATTCTTCTACAACACTGCAACACTGTGGTCTTTCAGAGGTCTAACAATGCAATATTGTAGAAATGTTTCAAAATGCAGTTTCTCCCTTGGCAGGCAGTCTTCAATGAAATACTGAACATACAGGTAGTATAAGTTTACACATCTATGTAATTaagacaataaaacaataaaaacttgaTCATTTGTGGTACAGAacacaaaaagttaaaatagtCTGTCATTTTACGTCTTACATTTTAATCGTACCAAAATATATCacctttaaattattcatttgatGGGTGTCACTAAAAAGTTCGAGATATTTAATTTCTCCTTCCCTAACTTATATCAAATCgataaatattaatatcaatGGCTGTGACAAGCAGAAACAGATAAGTGGGGCATTGGGCATAAGTTGGACAAACAAGAAACATACCATAACTAACTGAAGTTTAATTTTTGGTTGTGTGGCTCCACCTGCTGGATAATACCGACTacagtgaatttatttttttcaggtgaACATTGGTTATAGAGATTACAACAAATAATAAGTCAATAATACCACTGGAATAATTTGAATAAAAATACTGTTGCAATCTCAAAGTATTGACGGTGTTAATTGTTTAAAGAGTCAtttcatcttaaaaaaaaaaaatagataattaaaaaaacaaaaaagacatttcagGCATTTCTGATTTCTTGTCATGCAGATTTTTTATTGAAGGAGCTTTTGAAATATCTATTTATTAATATTCTGATATAAACCCCTTACATTGGAGGTCAATGGAATTTATGTTGTGCTGTCCAAAACACTcaacaacaaatgaaaaatgaataaataaataaaaataaacagccaCATCCTGTACTCAGTGATAATGCCGACATGTCAGTGATGATGGGACTGTTTACTCTGGTTGCACTGACCCCTATACACAGCACCCTGCACTGTACTGACTGTACACGAGTGTTGTCATCACTGCCCTTTGCTCGAGTCAGACCCACTTTATTCTGGCTGTCCTTGTTTCACGTCACGGTGTTCACTCTGGGACTCAACCTGACTGGAAAATGTCTCGGGCTGCGGAGCGACTCAAATTGCTGATCAATCATCTTGATCGACCACCCGCCGCTATCGTatccttttgttgttgtcatggtCCCGGATCGTCGACTCTGCACAGAGCGGGGACAGGTTAACCAGTTAGCCGGCAGCTGCGCACCTAGCGGCGTGCAGCTCTGGTGGGCTAGGCCGGGGTGCCGCTGTGGACCACAGGCCTCGGAGAAAGGAGGCGAAATAGAGGAGTAATTTACGGCGTAccattgttgtttatttatgtttttaacgtTAATAAATGCGGCTTTTACACTCATAGACAGTGTCATGACACCGTCTTACAAAACGGTATTTGTAACCGTTAAAGTAGGGTCTGGAATTTAGTCTTGTGCGGTATTTCTGTGGAGACATTAGCATAGACCAACTTGCTAGCCTCTAGTCTGTTTCTAGGTTAGCTGGAAGCCTCTTAACTTGCGTATTGTATCGTTAATTAATGCGTGAAATTAAAACTTTGAATGCTTtccagtttttgtttgtttgtttgtttggttggttggttgttttttcCGCACTGTCATAACTACCTGTCAGTTGTTAGTGCTTCCTGGTTTCCTTGACAGATATCCCTCAGAGAGCTGCCCCAGCTTCTGCTCAGACCTTCACCTACAGTCCACCACACAGACTGAGGTAGAGACACACCTTTAGTTTTAATTGACACTTTAATCTATGTTTACCTCTGGCACAGTTCTTCCAGTGCCTCCTTTGATCAGGTCTTAAATGCTCTACTTTGTAGCTCTCTGTGTGCAAACATTGGTggtgcattcatttttatttattcagacaacaaaacaagccCTGTTTTTTAAGATAGTTACCTAAGTGGCAGTTCATGTCTCACGTTAAAAAGCAGCTCTCTGTTACATCGAATAAAAAGAAAGCCAGCAACTGGACTTGAATGCAACCTTCACATGCACACCCAGTTAACcgaaatgacctggcccagcatcgGCTGAAACTCGGCATGCCGAAAGAAACAAGTCTGGCCGCATCTGGTTGCCCAACTCAACTGAAACTTTGGCCCCAGAATTGGGCCAAAAAACTGTCCTGATTGCGGCTgccgacactgccatcactgggccgTTATCAAAgatgacctggcccagcatcgGCCCTAATTCGGCACGCTTGAAGAAACAAGACAGACCGCACTCAGTTGCTGGACTCGGCTGTGACTCGGGATGAATTACACCCCAGAATCGGGCCACATAAATTGGCCTGATTGCAGCTGCCAGCACTGCCATCTCTGGGCCGTTatcaaaaatgacctggcccagcgtCGGCTCAAACTCAGCATGCTGGAAGAAATAAGTTGGGCTGCAAATGGTTGCCCATCTCAGCTTAAACTTGGGATCAATTACGCCTCAGAATTGGGCCAAATAAACTAGCCTGAGATAATCACTGGATAGTCAGTCATTCTATAAACTAAACATTAAAGTATCTAACACATAGTGATACTGTTGTGTATTATCGTTGCTTTTGGTAGATACACTTGTGATACCGACCTCCTGACCCCAGAACAACGACTCTTCTATGAGGAAAATGGCTACATCCTCATCAAGAATCTGGTGTCTGACGAGGACATCGAGAGATTTAGGTAACCATCAGAAACTCTGACAAGTGCAAAGAAGTTTTCTCCGAGCACAAGCATGAAAACATCACAGTTAGTAACTGCAGTAACTGAACTTTAAACATCCAAAATACAATAACAAACCCATTATTGACAGCCGTGAACTTACTAAACATGAAGGACATCTCAGGATATGTTATTGTATATTTGTATCACAAGTACATGTAAAATGTGAATCTATAAGTCCACAGTGACACAGGCAACATGTTATAGTCCTACAGATGGATTATGATGTGCTGAAtttgttgtatgtgtgtttttctgcatgTGCGTTCCTCAGAAAGGAGTTTGAACGGATCtgtcgacaggaagtgaaggTTCCCGGTCTGGTGGTGATGAGGGATGTGGTGATTGCTAAATCAGAATTTGTTGTGGATCAGAAAGCAGTCTCCAAACTCCAGGATTACCAGGAAGATCCTGAACTGTTCCGGTACTGCACCTTACCAcaggtacaacacacacacacacacacacacacacacacacacaagtattaGTTTTGATCTGTTGGCTTAAGACTTGGTTTCAAAACCTCTTTGAGGTAATACTTGAAtaaacttttcttttctgtgtcagATTCTGAAGTATGTGGAGTGTTTCACTGGACCCAACATCATGGCCATGCACACTATGCTGATCAACAAACCTCCAGATGCTGGTATGGAGCAATTAAATAGTGTTTACAacaaactgcttctcatttgATTAAAGTGAAGCTTTCTCCCCTTTCAAATTAAGCCTTATCCAAATGTATCAATTATTGTTTCAGGTAAGAAGACGTCTCGTCACCCGATGCATCAGGATCTGCATTACTTCCCGTTCCGCCCAGCAGACAGGATCATCTGCTCTTGGACGGCAATGGAGAAAGTGAACAGGCAGAACGGCTGCCTGGTCGTCCTGCCGGGgacacacactggcacactgCAGGAGCATGACTACCCTGAGTGGGAGGTATAAACATGCACACTTGAAATTCTTCACGAAGCATAAAAACACCTGCTaggaggtacacacacacacatgtgaacCGTCTCATTTGTCCTCAGGGCGGCGTAAACAAGATGTACCATGGACTGCGTGGCTACGACCCCAAGCTCCCCAGGGTGCATCTGGAGATGGAGAAGGGCGACACCGTCTTCTTCCATCCGCTGCTGATCCATGGCTCTGGCATGAACCAGACGCAGGGATTCCGCAAGGTACCTTCATCAGCTCACAGGATTTTTTATACTCTTATTTTTGTATACATGTGTAATACATTTATCTAGAGCAAGAGCgtgtgaacatgtgtgtgtgtgtgtgtgtttccaggccATCTCCTGCCACTATGCCAGCTCTGACTGTTATTACATCAGTGTGAAGGGAACCACACAGGAAAACATAGAGAAGGAGGTGAAGGACATCGCAAACAGGAAGTACAGTTTGGACGACGTTACCTTTGCGGTAAGACATTCATCTTTTTAATACGTTCACTTTTACAGCAGTGAGAGTAAATGACAGCACGTAGATTGTTGATATTTCGCTTGAAGTTTCTAAATGTGTCTGCTGTCGCGAGCATGCATTTAAAAGCTTAGCACAATGACAGGCAAGTGATGATAACAAATATTCCCCTGGGGAAACCCAGAATCAGAGCTGACAGCTGAATAGAGTTGGAACCAAGGACTGCAGTGAGATCAAGTATCAATGGGTTAAAAAGTCCTGACCTATCTTTAGAGTCTTCACTATTTTTCATACAGTTCATACAGATAAAGAGGACAAATGAATACCAGCATGTAGAGTGTAGATATCTGGTGTCTAAGCTCTGATCTTGTCACTAAAGCTAAGTGCAATGAGGGAGCAGTGGTAACAAACTTAAGGCAGCATGAACAAAGCCGCACAATAGCTATCTGTTTTGAGTAATCCCCTATGTGCGGGCGTGGGTGTGGTCGCAGGTTTCATGTGGTTCCTAAACTGTCAGGTACAAGTAGGCCTGTCATGCTGATTATGGTATCGACTTATCGTACTGTATATGGGCATTAGAGATGAtctgacatctttttttttttttttttttttcagatttctaTTCCTGAACTTGTGCATTAACCGATCTGAATACAGATCTAAAGCCGCtgcattaataaaaaataaataaataaataacagctgTATACTACTAACCCTGTATATATGTAAAATGACTGCTATCATTGTTGCACGGCAGGGCTCAGGCTAAATCCTATGTACAGAGAATGAATGCCATTGAACTCTCTTTTACTatgtagtttgacattttactaACAGCTGACGTTACACCTTTTACCAGAATTCTTCTTTACTGCTCTAAAACAGTAGTTGCCAGTGCTGTGCAGGCTACTGTCTTAGAGCGGCGAAGAACTGATTTGAGCGAGTTTATCAACTGTGGGAATATTTTGGGTTTAAGCCGAATGAGAGAGGAGAGCCTATTATTAACATTCAATGTACAagccattcacgctcacattcacacctacggccaatttagagtcatcaattaacctaacctgcatgtgtttggattgtgggaggaagccggagtaacctgacacagggagaacatgcaaactccacacagcagggctcccccaccccagggtttaaaccctcttgctttgaggtgacaatgctagcCACTGCAACACCGTGCTGCCATAGTGGCAAGTTAATccattttatttcttgtttttgtatGGTTAATTTTGTTAGATTTATTtaagaaattttaaaaatgttcacaaTCCAATTTGAGTATCTAAATATTCTTAAGAATTAAAAGTCCATTGCTCTTTGAAAGGGTGCACTTGCATTAAATTTCTACCATAATTAAATCAGTGGaataaaatggttttaaaatgacaatagTATCGTTTATCACAATTATTTTTTGGGACAGTATATCATCTACTAAATGTAGCTATCATGGCAGGCCTAGGTGCAAGGAGAGGAATGTTTTCTAGTGAAATCAATATGGggacattttgaaagtcagtgtttgctggACACACTCCCAGTGATCCACCTgatgtgcagcagcagcctgagctGCTCCAGTAGCAGCTGATGTAAAGGGCACTTAAGCACATAGATTAACTTTCAAAGACAGAAAGGTATACCAACATCTGTGTACTTTTAAAATCACACTTAGCATGTCAGCTATTTATAAAATGGTAAAATTACATGCATGTTCAACTCACAATAACAACATAACTAGCTGATGTCTTGTTGTTTACAAGCAGGAGATCTGTGAAGAGTATAATACAATCCCACATTATATGACTGTCATGAGCTAATTTTACTTTGTGGTCGGCCTTTGCAAAGTGGTATTTGGGAGCTTGGAAGGCATCACAGGAGGAACAAATTAGCATGTCACGGTTGTCATATGTCATAATCATacatataactgaaactgagctcaCCAAGCATGTCATAGTGATGAATTTACACTGCATGGTACGGCACGGCTCGAGTCAACCTGACCCACTCTTCTTTGGTTTTCCATTAGCAAAAACTGTGGCTAGTCCTGGTGCTTTTTTGGGAACACCTCTGTGGAGGTTCCGAGTGAGCTGAGTCAATAGGAGGTGGAGttcaaacactgcagaccaccGCTTTGTTAGCGAGAATTGTCACAGGGACATAATGTTGTATATATGTGAAAGGAAATTACTCTTAATTCTCTCAGAGATGCCTCTGAagatttgtctttgttgaactgaccctttaactcTGCTACAGGATACCTGGGCTTTCCGAGGCCGCCTTGTGCAAGGAGAGAGGATTTCACTATAAGACGTGCCACAGAAAACCTGCCACATCGTTGCAGGGTGACGAACCACAGGGCCAAAATGAGAGCAGATTTATTTGGCGATTACATAAGAAGCAATAGGGCCTATTCTTGTCATACAATCACTAATTTCCTTTCGTGATAGAGGAATGTAATTTTGTAGATCACTTTATTTGATTGATGCTTCAGAGTTTGTACCGACTGTTTACATTTAGGAAATGTAATTTAGAGCATGTTGTTCTAACAGAAAATATAAAGACAGGAACTACTGTTTAAATAGAAGTTGTCAGCTACCTCGTAACAGCCAGTGTGTGCATCATTGACTGTCTATTAAATTGTTTCATTTACCAAAACTATAACAGAAAGGGATGTTAACGTGATTCACGGCATGTTGATGAAGAAAAGTAAGTGTTGTGAGTGATAGAGGTAGAGCGAGGTTGAGACAAAGTAAATTGAGAGAGAATAATGAAATCAGTGTTGATTGAAGCACTTACTAAATATCACTAACGGAAGCATTGACCTTATACTGCCTTATAATTATATCAATGTATTAATGTTTGATGACGAGTGAAtggatgtttttgtttcctAGAATCTTCCTGTGACTGGtgtaatgttttaaaaacattaataataaaatggctGCTATATTAATGAGACCTTGTTTAGTTTTCTtcaacacacaaagacacacacctgCCTCCTTGACCTGTAATGTACTTTACTCAGTTATATACTTTTATAAATGATTAGGGATCCTCTGGTATTGGCCAATTATATCGGCCCATCGTCAAATAAGATGACAATCATTGACGGCAGtagctgatgtttttctgttgtgtcacaccAATTTTGCACGGGCTAAAAAGCAGGCCTCAAGAATTTGTCATCCTGGGGGCAATAGAAAACGTGTTAGGGATGAACAAAGATCTTCCTCATTGGAACAAATGgctgatgccattgactggccctcttgtTCTCCTGACCTAAATTCAACTAAGCACCTACAGGACATTATGTATGGGTGCATCCGACACAGCCAAGTACCACCACTGAccgtccaggagctcactgttGCGCCGATCCAGGTGAGgaaggagatcccccaggacaccatccactGACTCATTAGGAGAATGCCCAGACGTTGTCAGGAGTGTATACAGGAAGGTGGGGCCATACACACTTCTGAGTCCCATTTTATGTTGCCATGATAAAATTCACTGAccattgttgtcattttgttctcaacaattTATACAAACACATCAGTAAAAATTTTCAACTTGAAAAATTAGTTCATCAAtgtctgatgtgtgatttaagtggtcccttcattttttttgagcagtgtattaaGTTGCTTCAATTTAAGTAAGTTTTAAAGGTcaagcaaatcatgttggttgtactaaactaaTCAAGTTTGCCAGATTATAAAAGACTCAGAGGATTTATTCTATATGGCTGTGTTGGAACTACTTAAAAATtgcatgcaaattgttaccttGTTTTTATTAAGTTGAACCAATGGATTTTTTTAGTGTACttccctgatgatgtcacattgtgaacaacaaactCACATTGAAAGCAGCAGGAGAGCTAATTAACAATAAGCTATAAGCAGCCGGTGGCCACAACTAACCGCTCACAGATGttgcactgagttacattatAATGTTTTCAAGCTCTGTTCAAATGTAAACTTGTAAAATGGAGTTTTgatgagaaacttgaataattAAAGTTGTATTGAAAAGGTGAcatgatatttttatgtatCATACAATAATCGAATTTGTGACAGTAATATGTGATAACAAAGTAAGTGACGGAGCTACAATACAAAAACTATTGTACATAAACAACAacgacagagagagaggctgcaTTCAGGGACAGCATGTTCTGATTACTTTATGATCTATGGTGTTTTTGATTTAATTCTCATTGGTCTAAGTGTAAAATACATTGTGTGAACCCAGGTGGCATAATATCTAGAGAACTGTGTTGTGATTCAGCAGGAGTGAGTTTTTAGATTATGGAATCAGAGAGAGCAACTCCAAAACACAAGGGATTATGGGTAAGGGGATCATCACGCTTGAAAGAtgagcaaaacaaaataaagtcagGTAAGACTGTTCTTATCGGCACTTGTGCAGTCTTATCTACAGGATTCAGATTTGTTTTGAACATCTCACCTGGCTGCAtgacaacaacataaacagGTTACAGTCGAGTACAGCCGTGTGACGTCTGTTTACGCCATGTTTGGACTGGAACTGGGCAGCAACAACCTGGACAAACCAAAttcaaaaacataaaagcacATGTTTCACTAGTTTCTCAGTATTTTCCAGCTGAATTAGTCTTCCACAGATGTTAAAATCATTCACACTGCTTTGGGTGCATCAGAGAAAGCTGCTCAACACTGAATGACACTTGAGTCACATGGTCCTGGATCCCCGTGCTCGAAGCCCCTAAGAAACACCTGATCCAGCACAGCTaagagtgtctctgtgtgtgggtgtgtttaaaCAGCGTCTTTGTTCAAACCCAGAGGGAAGCTCTCAGCTCTTTAATTCAGAAATGCAGGAAATCCATTCACATGCAGGAGAAGAGCTGACACATTGATATGAATCTCACAGTCTATGATATGACCAAACACCAAATAAGCTTTAGGAGAAGCAgacacatttacatacattcAACCattaatgcaaaaaaacaatgcatgcacacttgcacacaatatatatacacattgcACACCCAGCAAATAGTCTCAGTCACACAGGTCTAACTGCAGGCTCATTTACTGCTAAATGTTTCCCAGACTCCAGATCTGTTTCTGAGCAAAGCAGCCAGTCGTCTCTGCCCAGTTTCCTTTGGAGGAAACtgacacacattttatatttgagatttcatcacacacacttaaagGACAACTCAACTTATGTACTTTTGCATCGCTCAATTTAAGCAACACTCTGCACATACAGTTCAAAAGCTTGCAGCGTAATGTAGCATTAACCACAGGTTAGTGCAATAAGGTATGTCAAACCCTGAGATCTCTCTACCTGGAATGATAATGAATGGGTCCAGTGCAGCTTCAAGATGTTACCAAAGGAAATAAACATCATTCATATAGGAAGGGAACAATGCACAATAGAGTATGTCTTAAAGTCTGTTAAATTATGTCTGTTGTTATGTAGTGGTATTATTTTGCAACCCTCACACATTATCTATACCTTTAAAATTATACCTATACAGTACTGTATTATCTTCTTTTGAGGGGATTTTCGATTTTAACTTTGTCATCTTCAAACTGCAAACTGACCTGTTACCTCACCTAATATCAGTTTAAACTTAGTGATGTTAAATAAAACCCATGATACaaagaaaatatacaaaatCACATGGCATCTCTCTACAGACAGTCATCACGGAGGTCTGTATGAACCTTATCCTACAGGCACAAAGGGCCATTGACCTCCAGGATGAGTCCTTGACAGCTGATATACTTGTGGTGAGAGACACGTCCTCATTCATGTCAGGTCATCCACTCTCAGACAGCATGACCCAGAATTTAAAAATACCTGGCCAAACAGATGCACCTCATTGCTAGCATACATACTAAAGTAATGTGGCATTATTTGATGTCCGCTCTCTTCAAAGAATCTGTGGCTCAGCCTGCTGGTGTGATTACTTAATATAATGCAGCAGTCACAAAACCACCAAACCTCTTGTTATATTCCATCCGGACCCCCTTTGAATTTCACGGAATTAGAAACAGAGGCAAAGTCCTTTGATAATACTTTCCTGTTGCTCCTCAACTCTggattctgtgtaaaaaaaaaactactaacTTGGAAACAGAAGGTTGGATATAATTCACTTCAacttcaacatttttaaagctgTTCTTATCAATACTTTTATATTTACAATGGGTCAGATGActgtgcagtgtgaaaggggtCTCTCATTGTGATAAACCGACAGAAAAtaatcaccaactctgcagttcctctcagctctACTAaccattttagcatctttcagcaaATTATTTTGGTCATCTGGACTACAGccttactgttttggttcattctcactgctgTCATTAACCCTTACTGTGgccacagcagacagctgttcgCTACTAGCCTGACATCACAAAAGTTAGTCTGGATCTTCTCAGCTctctttttatttctaaagcatATCATCAACAGCCATAGACCAAACCTTTGGTTGTAGCCCTATCAAGTGGATAGGGCTACAACCAATTAGagcaacaaaacatgacatAGCACTTGCAATTGTTGCAATGGTTCCTAAttccaaaaaaaacacatttaaccaATACCTGCCCAGCACAACTGTAAATTATCAAAATTAGCGGCTAGCTAATGAAGaaaatggagcatttagcagttaaaaagacagatatttccttCAGCatctggtggagaccaaaaacaaggTAAAAGGAGAGTGAGTGCTGGACTTTCATTCATCAGGCATCCAGAAACgcaactccaaatgaatgctaataaTGCTCCATGTATGCTGCATGTGTAAAAAGGCGATTATTTTCTAACAGGTACAAGTTCGCATATCAGCTTTACAAGGCGATAATATGTCATTGTTTAAAACTTATTGTGCTGCCAAAAAAATCATCACTAGAGAAAGTATATATTCATAGTAACAAACATTGCTGTATATTCAGATACAGAAAGCTAGCAGTAATTGCAACAAAGTGTCTGATATGGTACATGTTGTTAGAAAGCTTATCTCTTTcttatcatttttttcttggCGAATCGAATCatcaaatcaaaaatcaaactgCAGGATTTCTGGTATCACAGTTACAGTGTTTTCAGTATCATTGCAGAGTGATGTCTCCTCGATTTTCGACTTCCAACTATTACGAAACCCTGATTTCCACTCTGCTCGACTCTCCTCTTTCAATTCACCTAAATCCATCACTCATCTTTTTCtccttgttttcttcttcttcttcttttccccTGGGCAATCAATATTCCAGCAacttccctcccctctctgactctttctcttcttcttcctcctcccacTCTCCTCCATTCTCCCTGCCTCTGCCACCTTCGTCCCTTCCCTCCCtcatctttctctcctctctcagttcagttcagtaagGTGTGCCGTCAAGTCCAGTAGagtttgtgcttgtttttttttactctcaagaTGTCCTGGAATCAAGTCTTAGTGGTCTCTTTAGTGACCACCCTCCTCATCCTGACCTGTAAGTACCTCTGGGTGGGTGGGAGAAAGGTTGAGacagggttttatttttttgttttttttaattatacatCCTCAGGGGAGATAAGCAGCACAGTTTTGAGGGTATAAAGCACTAACATGTGTGGTCCCCCTTTCATGTGGGGGAAAACAAATCTTAAATCTGGTGGTATTTTGTTGCTTCAGTGTGACCTAAGACCTTTTTTTGGCATCAGAACTTGAATCTGTCAAAATTAATTTGTAAGTTCCAcagttattttcaaatttcagcTTTATAATAGAAAACCATTTGTATAGTCTGATTCAGGGGCAATAGGTATCAATGTgaatcagtttttaaaacttttgTAACAGTTGCAAAAGTCAATGTCTTCAACAAAAGCTGATTAAATTGACTGTCATATTTGCATCAAAGCTTTAAGTCATGTTTTTACTGGAGTACATGCAAGTCAGGAAAGTAAGCCCTCTTCGGTTGACGATACAAGCCAAGAGGaggagaccaaaaaaaaaaaagctgtacgTTTGCCCAGAGATGTCCAATAGTTCTCCAAAGAACAGTCTGAACCCCAGAACACCAGCTTATTTTCCACTACGGGACATGTGTCCAGAGGATGACTATGACTCAGACCAATCAGTGAACAA
Encoded here:
- the phyh gene encoding phytanoyl-CoA dioxygenase, peroxisomal, which produces MSRAAERLKLLINHLDRPPAAIRAAPASAQTFTYSPPHRLRYTCDTDLLTPEQRLFYEENGYILIKNLVSDEDIERFRKEFERICRQEVKVPGLVVMRDVVIAKSEFVVDQKAVSKLQDYQEDPELFRYCTLPQILKYVECFTGPNIMAMHTMLINKPPDAGKKTSRHPMHQDLHYFPFRPADRIICSWTAMEKVNRQNGCLVVLPGTHTGTLQEHDYPEWEGGVNKMYHGLRGYDPKLPRVHLEMEKGDTVFFHPLLIHGSGMNQTQGFRKAISCHYASSDCYYISVKGTTQENIEKEVKDIANRKYSLDDVTFADTWAFRGRLVQGERISL